A stretch of Carya illinoinensis cultivar Pawnee chromosome 14, C.illinoinensisPawnee_v1, whole genome shotgun sequence DNA encodes these proteins:
- the LOC122294054 gene encoding cinnamoyl-CoA reductase 1-like encodes MAREGEVVCVTGGSGCIGSWLVRLLLDRGYSVHATVQDLKDESETKHLEALEGAEARLRLFQIDLLNYSSILTAISGCAGVFHLASPCIVDEVLEPEKQLLDPAIKGTLNVLTAAKEAGVSRVVVTSSISAITPSPNGPADIVESEDCWTDIEYCKQEGLWYPLSKTLAEKAAWDFAKEKGLDVVVVNPGTVMGPVIPPRLNASMLMLVRILQGCTETYENFFMASVHFKDVALAHILVYENKSASGRHLCVGAISHHGDFVAKVAEIYPEYEVKRLPKDTQPKLLRTKDGSKKLMDLGLQFIPMEQIIKDVVESLKSNGFIS; translated from the exons ATGGCGAGAGAGGGTGAAGTGGTTTGCGTCACCGGCGGCAGCGGCTGCATTGGATCCTGGCTCGTCCGTCTCCTTCTCGATCGTGGCTACTCCGTCCACGCCACCGTTCAGGATCTCa AGGATGAGAGTGAAACGAAACATCTAGAAGCTCTGGAAGGAGCAGAGGCCCGTCTCCGTCTCTTCCAAATCGATCTCCTTAACTACAGCTCTATCCTCACTGCCATCAGTGGCTGTGCTGGAGTCTTCCACCTCGCCTCTCCCTGCATCGTTGATGAAGTTCTAGAGCCCGAG AAACAACTTCTGGACCCGGCGATCAAGGGAACGCTAAACGTGTTGACGGCGGCAAAGGAAGCAGGGGTGAGTCGCGTGGTGGTGACTTCATCCATCTCAGCTATTACTCCGAGCCCTAATGGGCCGGCCGATATCGTCGAGTCTGAGGATTGCTGGACCGACATTGAGTACTGCAAGCAGGAAGGA TTATGGTATCCGCTTTCTAAAACCCTAGCTGAGAAAGCTGCTTGGGATTTTGCCAAAGAGAAGGGTTTGGATGTGGTGGTGGTGAATCCTGGGACGGTAATGGGCCCTGTGATCCCTCCTAGGCTCAATGCAAGCATGTTAATGCTTGTTCGCATTCTCCAGG GATGCACTGAAACGTATGAGAACTTTTTTATGGCATCTGTGCATTTCAAAGATGTAGCTCTAGCACATATATTGGTGTATGAGAACAAATCAGCAAGTGGAAGGCACTTGTGCGTTGGAGCTATATCTCATCATGGTGATTTTGTGGCAAAGGTTGCTGAAATTTACCCTGAATATGAGGTGAAAAG GTTGCCAAAGGATACCCAACCTAAGTTGTTAAGGACAAAGGATGGATCAAAGAAGCTGATGGACTTGGGCTTACAATTCATACCCATGGAGCAAATTATCAAGGATGTTGTTGAGAGTTTAAAGAGCAACGGATTTATTTCTTGA